A part of Acropora palmata chromosome 8, jaAcrPala1.3, whole genome shotgun sequence genomic DNA contains:
- the LOC141889789 gene encoding zinc finger protein 862-like: protein MKGKDRFQHQWISDNSLSYCEKTGYHWLLFQEGKGMFCIICRKHDTINPQNKSKKFNTEPSVRFKWKTVEEHASHQQHLAAVEAELLSRVSVFQHQVSYREQVRESVYYNAFLSLYWVAKEELANCKFVRLLQLVEDLGVTDLKLFQHRSSGSVREMFLLLGKVIKEHVCKRARLSNCFSLLCDEVCDISCKEQLVTFLKFVDPDTGKATTEFLAIDDVLEHSTSANAEAIKTVLIRQLNESQVELKKLTSLSSDGASVMTGKRNGVAVLLREESKVMLNVHCICHRLALACGDANDEVSYIKTVEKILVQLWSFFKNSAKKTAAYAKAVKESKAITLSEEGNKKMAKKFSKACRTRWLSTEKAIQGVFEDFTPLTQTLRVFKEEGDAPATGLLQQVAHIKFLGAVYILHHVLPALSHLSRAFQGGNVSFAAIEPAVKFTIDEIQDVADQQKPLKQLQKDLGDRLAECEMTLSDDAERKLVNLTNRYVSSLVENINSRFSNSLPVLTAFRIFDPLGVPEKSDESFKLYGTADIKILAGHFYQCEENKEELEEEFLCEWKKFKYNLLQLKSDIPLHVLKPPQKKNLTSPTPTEWLLQHLLSMRHSYQAFFPHLLEIAEICLSLPVSNAWPERGASAVKRLKSRLRSSLNNDMLASLIHVSINGPELRTSQCDNLIAETVKTWLAQPRRKIARGKEENAVKRVDVAVQAEIGENDTVTQPDMDLSQTEPDQTFSTQDETNELHNVELEVAAAVSIMKLPEDSDSESGDSDFEYD from the coding sequence atgaaaggaaaagatCGCTTCCAGCATCAGTGGATCTCCGACAATTCCCTTTCCTACTGTGAAAAAACCGGCTATCATTGGCTCCTCTTTCAAGAAGGAAAAGGAATGTTCTGCATCATATGCCGAAAACATGACACTATCAATccacaaaacaaaagtaagaAGTTCAACACGGAACCTTCCGTAAGATTTAAATGGAAAACGGTTGAAGAGCATGCAAGCCACCAGCAGCATTTAGCAGCCGTGGAGGCTGAGCTTCTGAGCAGGGTATCGGTGTTTCAGCATCAGGTCAGCTACAGGGAGCAAGTCAGAGAAAGTGTTTATTACAATGCCTTCCTCAGTCTCTACTGGGTAGCAAAGGAAGAACTTGCAAACTGTAAGTTTGTACGTCTGCTGCAGTTAGTAGAGGACCTGGGAGTAACAGATTTAAAGTTATTTCAGCATCGTTCCAGTGGTTCGGTCAGAGAGATGTTTCTCTTGTTGGGGAAAGTGATCAAAGAACATGTCTGTAAGAGGGCACGACTGTCCAACTGCTTCAGTTTACTTTGTGACGAAGTTTGTGACATTTCATGCAAGGAACAACTCGTAACTTTTCTGAAATTTGTTGACCCTGATACTGGGAAAGCTACTACAGAGTTTCTTGCAATAGATGACGTTTTGGAACATTCTACGTCTGCTAATGCTGAAGCCATTAAGACCGTTTTAATCAGGCAACTTAACGAATCACAAGTGGAGTTAAAAAAACTCACCAGTCTTTCATCGGATGGTGCAAGCGTTATGACTGGTAAGCGAAATGGCGTGGCCGTCTTACTCCGCGAGGAGTCAAAAGTTATGCTAAATGTTCATTGCATATGCCACAGATTGGCATTAGCATGTGGTGATGCTAATGACGAGGTCTCTTATATAAAAACTGTAGAGAAAATATTGGTACAGCTCTGGTCATTCTTCAAGAATTCTGCAAAGAAAACAGCTGCATATGCCAAAGCAGTCAAGGAGTCAAAAGCAATTACCCTTTCAGAAGAAGGCAATAAGAAAATGGCAAAGAAGTTCTCAAAAGCGTGTAGGACCCGATGGTTGTCCACAGAAAAGGCCATTCAAGGTGTTTTTGAGGATTTTACGCCTCTAACACAGACTCTCAGAGTCTTTAAAGAAGAGGGCGATGCTCCAGCCACTGGCCTTTTACAACAAGTAGCCCACATTAAGTTCCTTGGGGCGGTTTATATTCTCCATCATGTCCTCCCGGCTCTTTCACACTTGAGTAGAGCCTTCCAAGGTGGAAACGTATCTTTCGCAGCAATTGAGCCAGCAGTAAAGTTTACCATTGACGAAATTCAAGATGTTGCTGATCAGCAAAAGCCCCTGAAACAACTTCAGAAAGACCTTGGTGACAGACTGGCCGAATGCGAGATGACACTTAGCGATGATGCTGAAAGAAAGCTAGTCAACTTGACCAACCGGTACGTAAGTTCATTAGTGGAGAACATTAATAGCCGATTCAGTAACAGCCTTCCAGTGTTGACGGCGTTCAGGATATTTGATCCCCTAGGAGTGCCTGAGAAGTCAGATGAGTCGTTTAAATTGTATGGAACTGCTGACATCAAGATTTTAGCTGGTCACTTCTACCAGTGTGAAGAGAACAAGGAAGAGCTGGAAGAAGAATTCCTCTGTGAATGGAAGAAGTTTAAGTACAATCTGCTTCAGTTGAAAAGCGACATTCCTTTGCATGTGTTGAAACCACCACAGAAGAAAAATCTCACCTCACCCACCCCAACTGAATGGCTACTCCAGCATTTGTTATCGATGCGGCACTCATATCAGGCCTTTTTTCCTCATCTTCTTGAAATAGCAGAAATTTGCCTTTCACTGCCTGTATCAAACGCATGGCCTGAAAGAGGGGCGTCTGCAGTCAAGCGTTTGAAGTCACGATTGAGAAGTTCCCTCAACAACGACATGCTTGCTTCCCTAATACACGTGAGTATCAATGGACCGGAACTGCGTACTAGTCAGTGTGACAACCTCATTGCAGAAACAGTCAAGACATGGTTAGCTCAACCACGAAGGAAGATTGCCAGAGGGAAGGAAGAGAATGCCGTTAAGAGGGTGGATGTTGCTGTCCAAGCAGAGATTGGTGAGAATGATACAGTCACACAACCAGATATGGACCTAAGCCAGACTGAGCCAGACCAGACCTTTTCAACCCAGGATGAAACCAACGAACTTCACAACGTGGAGTTGGAAGTTGCTGCTGCAGTTTCAATAATGAAGCTTCCCGAGGACAGTGATTCGGAGAGTGGAGATTCGGACTTTGAGTATGACTGA